Proteins encoded together in one Streptomyces sp. NA04227 window:
- a CDS encoding cytidine deaminase, protein MTESNAISPEDRKIVTLARAARARNGVPEGAAVRDETGRTYVAGTVALDSLKLSALQTAVAMAVASGAKSLEAAAVVTEAENAAEPDRAAVRDLGGSGTPVLVAGPDGEVHTVLSTD, encoded by the coding sequence ATGACCGAGAGCAACGCGATCAGCCCCGAGGACCGCAAGATCGTCACCCTGGCCCGTGCGGCTCGTGCCCGCAACGGTGTGCCCGAGGGCGCCGCAGTGCGTGACGAGACCGGCCGCACCTACGTCGCCGGGACGGTCGCCCTCGACTCCCTCAAGCTGAGCGCGCTGCAGACCGCCGTCGCGATGGCGGTCGCCTCGGGCGCCAAGTCCCTGGAAGCGGCGGCCGTGGTCACCGAGGCCGAGAACGCCGCCGAGCCCGACCGCGCGGCGGTACGCGACCTCGGCGGCAGCGGCACTCCGGTACTCGTCGCCGGACCCGACGGCGAAGTCCACACCGTGCTCTCCACGGACTGA